A single region of the Hippopotamus amphibius kiboko isolate mHipAmp2 chromosome 6, mHipAmp2.hap2, whole genome shotgun sequence genome encodes:
- the MSL2 gene encoding E3 ubiquitin-protein ligase MSL2 isoform X1, whose protein sequence is MNPVNATALYISASRLVLNYDPGDPKAFTEINRLLPYFRQSLSCCVCGHLLQDPIAPTNSTCQHYVCKSCKGKKMMMKPSCSWCKDYEQFEENKQLSILVNCYKKLCEYITQTTLARDIIEAVDCSSDILALLNDGSLFCEETEKPSDSSFTLCLTHSPLPSTSEPTTDPQASLSPISESTLSIAIGSSVINGLPTYNGLSIDRFGINIPSPEHSNTIDVCNTVDIKTEDLSDSLPPVCDTVATDLCSTGIDICSFSEDIKPGDSLLLSVEEVLRSLETVSNTEVCCPNLQPNLEATVSNGPFLQLSSQSLSHNVFMSTSPALHGLSCTAATPKVAKLNRKRSRSESDSEKVQPLPISTIIRGPTLGASAPVTVKRESKISLQPIATVPNGGTTPKISKTVLLSTKSMKKSHEHGSKKSHSKTKPGILKKDKTVKEKIPSHHFMPGSPTKTVYKKPQEKKGCKCGRATQNPSVLTCRGQRCPCYSNRKACLDCICRGCQNSYMANGEKKLEAFAVPEKALEQTRLTLGINVTSIAVRNASTSTSVINVTGSPVTTFLAASTHDDKSLDEAIDMRFDC, encoded by the coding sequence GACATTTGCTACAAGATCCTATTGCACCCACCAACTCCACCTGCCAACACTATGTCTGCAAAAGTTGTAAAGGCAAGAAAATGATGATGAAACCTTCATGTAGCTGGTGCAAAGACTATGAGCAGTTTGAGGAAAACAAGCAGTTAAGCATCCTAGTGAACTGCTACAAAAAACTTTGTGAATATATAACACAGACTACATTGGCACGGGATATAATAGAAGCAGTCGACTGTTCTTCTGATATTTTGGCTTTGCTTAATGATGGATCATTGTTTTGTGAGGAGACGGAAAAACCCTCAGATTCATCCTTTACTTTGTGTTTGACACATTCCCCTTTACCTTCGACCTCAGAACCCACAACTGATCCTCAAGCTAGTTTATCTCCAATATCTGAAAGCACCCTCAGCATTGCTATTGGCAGTTCTGTTATCAATGGTTTGCCTACTTATAATGGGCTTTCAATAGATAGATTTGGTATAAATATTCCTTCACCTGAACATTCAAATACGATTGATGTATGTAACACTGTTGACATAAAAACTGAAGATCTGTCTGACAGTTTGCCACCTGTCTGTGACACGGTAGCCACTGACTTATGCTCCACAGGCATTGATATTTGCAGTTTCAGTGAAGATATAAAACCTGGTGACTCTCTATTACTGAGTGTTGAGGAAGTACTCCGCAGCTTAGAAACTGTTTCAAACACAGAAGTTTGTTGCCCTAATTTGCAGCCCAACTTGGAAGCCACTGTATCCAATGGACCTTTTCTGCAGCTTTCTTCCCAGTCTCTTAGCCATAATGTTTTTATGTCCACCAGTCCTGCACTTCATGGGTTATCATGCACAGCAGCAACTCCGAAGGTagcaaaattgaacagaaaaCGATCCAGATCAGAAAGCGACAGTGAGAAAGTTCAGCCACTTCCAATTTCTACCATTATTCGAGGCCCAACATTGGGGGCATCTGCTCCTGTGACAGTGAAACGGGAGAGCAAAATTTCTCTTCAACCTATAGCAACTGTTCCCAATGGAGGCACGACACCCAAAATCAGCAAAACTGTACTTTTATCTACTAAAAGCATGAAAAAGAGTCATGAACATGGATCCAAGAAATCTCACTCTAAAACCAAGCCAGGTAttcttaaaaaagacaaaacagtaaAGGAAAAGATTCCTAGTCATCATTTTATGCCAGGAAGTCCTACCAAGACTGTGTATAAaaaaccccaggaaaaaaaaGGGTGTAAATGTGGGCGTGCTACTCAAAATCCAAGTGTTCTTACATGCCGCGGCCAACGCTGCCCTTGCTATTCTAACCGCAAAGCCTGCTTAGATTGTATATGTCGTGGCTGCCAAAACTCCTATATGGCCAATGGGGAGAAGAAGCTGGAGGCATTTGCTgtgccagaaaaggccttggagCAGACCAGGCTCACTTTGGGCATTAACGTGACTAGCATTGCTGTGCGCAATGCTAGTACCAGCACCAGTGTAATTAATGTCACAGGGTCCCCAGTAACGACGTTTTTAGCTGCCAGTACACATGATGATAAAAGTTTGGATGAAGCTATAGACATGAGATTCGACTGTTAA
- the MSL2 gene encoding E3 ubiquitin-protein ligase MSL2 isoform X2, producing the protein MMMKPSCSWCKDYEQFEENKQLSILVNCYKKLCEYITQTTLARDIIEAVDCSSDILALLNDGSLFCEETEKPSDSSFTLCLTHSPLPSTSEPTTDPQASLSPISESTLSIAIGSSVINGLPTYNGLSIDRFGINIPSPEHSNTIDVCNTVDIKTEDLSDSLPPVCDTVATDLCSTGIDICSFSEDIKPGDSLLLSVEEVLRSLETVSNTEVCCPNLQPNLEATVSNGPFLQLSSQSLSHNVFMSTSPALHGLSCTAATPKVAKLNRKRSRSESDSEKVQPLPISTIIRGPTLGASAPVTVKRESKISLQPIATVPNGGTTPKISKTVLLSTKSMKKSHEHGSKKSHSKTKPGILKKDKTVKEKIPSHHFMPGSPTKTVYKKPQEKKGCKCGRATQNPSVLTCRGQRCPCYSNRKACLDCICRGCQNSYMANGEKKLEAFAVPEKALEQTRLTLGINVTSIAVRNASTSTSVINVTGSPVTTFLAASTHDDKSLDEAIDMRFDC; encoded by the coding sequence ATGATGATGAAACCTTCATGTAGCTGGTGCAAAGACTATGAGCAGTTTGAGGAAAACAAGCAGTTAAGCATCCTAGTGAACTGCTACAAAAAACTTTGTGAATATATAACACAGACTACATTGGCACGGGATATAATAGAAGCAGTCGACTGTTCTTCTGATATTTTGGCTTTGCTTAATGATGGATCATTGTTTTGTGAGGAGACGGAAAAACCCTCAGATTCATCCTTTACTTTGTGTTTGACACATTCCCCTTTACCTTCGACCTCAGAACCCACAACTGATCCTCAAGCTAGTTTATCTCCAATATCTGAAAGCACCCTCAGCATTGCTATTGGCAGTTCTGTTATCAATGGTTTGCCTACTTATAATGGGCTTTCAATAGATAGATTTGGTATAAATATTCCTTCACCTGAACATTCAAATACGATTGATGTATGTAACACTGTTGACATAAAAACTGAAGATCTGTCTGACAGTTTGCCACCTGTCTGTGACACGGTAGCCACTGACTTATGCTCCACAGGCATTGATATTTGCAGTTTCAGTGAAGATATAAAACCTGGTGACTCTCTATTACTGAGTGTTGAGGAAGTACTCCGCAGCTTAGAAACTGTTTCAAACACAGAAGTTTGTTGCCCTAATTTGCAGCCCAACTTGGAAGCCACTGTATCCAATGGACCTTTTCTGCAGCTTTCTTCCCAGTCTCTTAGCCATAATGTTTTTATGTCCACCAGTCCTGCACTTCATGGGTTATCATGCACAGCAGCAACTCCGAAGGTagcaaaattgaacagaaaaCGATCCAGATCAGAAAGCGACAGTGAGAAAGTTCAGCCACTTCCAATTTCTACCATTATTCGAGGCCCAACATTGGGGGCATCTGCTCCTGTGACAGTGAAACGGGAGAGCAAAATTTCTCTTCAACCTATAGCAACTGTTCCCAATGGAGGCACGACACCCAAAATCAGCAAAACTGTACTTTTATCTACTAAAAGCATGAAAAAGAGTCATGAACATGGATCCAAGAAATCTCACTCTAAAACCAAGCCAGGTAttcttaaaaaagacaaaacagtaaAGGAAAAGATTCCTAGTCATCATTTTATGCCAGGAAGTCCTACCAAGACTGTGTATAAaaaaccccaggaaaaaaaaGGGTGTAAATGTGGGCGTGCTACTCAAAATCCAAGTGTTCTTACATGCCGCGGCCAACGCTGCCCTTGCTATTCTAACCGCAAAGCCTGCTTAGATTGTATATGTCGTGGCTGCCAAAACTCCTATATGGCCAATGGGGAGAAGAAGCTGGAGGCATTTGCTgtgccagaaaaggccttggagCAGACCAGGCTCACTTTGGGCATTAACGTGACTAGCATTGCTGTGCGCAATGCTAGTACCAGCACCAGTGTAATTAATGTCACAGGGTCCCCAGTAACGACGTTTTTAGCTGCCAGTACACATGATGATAAAAGTTTGGATGAAGCTATAGACATGAGATTCGACTGTTAA
- the LOC130855102 gene encoding cytochrome c oxidase subunit 7B2, mitochondrial-like: MFPLVRNALSSLRIQSIQQIRARQSHSKHSLDFHDKYGDILLASGTAFCLVAWVFTATQIGIKWNLSPVRRVTPKEWNDE, translated from the coding sequence ATGTTTCCCTTGGTCAGAAATGCACTAAGTAGTCTTAGGATTCAAAGCATTCAGCAAATTAGGGCAAGGCAGAGCCACTCAAAACACTCACTTGATTTTCATGACAAGTATGGTGATATTCTACTAGCCAGCGGAACTGCTTTCTGTCTTGTTGCATGGGTGTTTACAGCCACACAGATTGGAATAAAATGGAACCTGTCCCCTGTTCGCAGAGTCACCCCAAAAGAGTGGAATGATGAGTAA